A stretch of the uncultured Bacteroides sp. genome encodes the following:
- the rpsL gene encoding 30S ribosomal protein S12 yields the protein MPTIQQLVRKGRAALVDKSKSPALDSCPQRRGVCVRVYTTTPKKPNSAMRKVARVRLTNQKEVNSYIPGEGHNLQEHSIVLVRGGRVKDLPGVRYHIVRGTLDTAGVAGRTQRRSKYGAKRPKPGQPAAAAKGKKK from the coding sequence ATGCCTACAATTCAGCAATTAGTAAGAAAAGGTAGGGCTGCTTTGGTTGATAAAAGTAAGTCTCCAGCGTTAGACTCATGTCCTCAAAGACGTGGCGTTTGCGTGAGAGTTTACACAACCACTCCAAAGAAGCCTAACTCTGCAATGCGTAAAGTAGCTCGTGTGCGCTTAACAAACCAGAAGGAAGTTAACTCGTACATTCCGGGAGAAGGACACAACTTACAAGAACACTCTATCGTATTAGTACGTGGTGGTCGTGTAAAAGACCTTCCGGGTGTTCGTTATCACATCGTTCGTGGAACATTAGACACAGCGGGTGTTGCAGGACGTACTCAAAGACGTTCTAAATATGGAGCTAAGCGTCCAAAACCAGGGCAACCAGCAGCTGCAGCTAAAGGCAAGAAGAAATAA
- the priA gene encoding primosomal protein N', with the protein MKKFADVILPLPLPKHFTYSLPEEMAEEVQIGCRVIVPFGRKKFYTAIVYNIHYSAPEGYETKEVTTILDTKPILLPLQFKFWEWLSSYYLCTQGDVYKAALPSGLKLESETIVEYNPDFECSVPLSDREHTLINLLENKTEQTVSQLEKDSGLKNLLPIIKSLLDKEAIFVKEELKRSYQPKLEIRVRLTDAAKDEAYLHKQFTDLARAQKQLALLMKYLELSHFLSGGILKEVSKKELIKKAEASPAAFNGLVEKKVFEVYRQEIGRLASTSRSTIEVNPLNEYQLHAYQEILISFKKKNVCLLHGVTSSGKTEVYIHLIEKTIKAGKQVLYLLPEIALTTQITERLKRVFGNKLGIYHSKFSDGERVEIWLKQLGNEGYDIILGVRSSIFLPFQNLGLVIVDEEHENTYKQYDPAPRYHARNAAIVLASLYGAKTLLGTATPSVETYYNATTGKYGLVELNERYQDIQLPEILSVDIKELARKKRMNGQFSPILLEHVRKTLENKEQIILFQNRRGFAPMIECKTCGWVPKCKNCDVSLTYHKGINQLTCHYCGYTYQVPRSCPACESIELVNRGFGTEKVEDDIKALFPEARVARMDLDTTRTRTAYEKIIANFEQGKTDILIGTQMVSKGLDFDNVSVVGILNADTMLNYPDFRSYERAFQLMAQVSGRAGRKNKQGLVILQTKSIDHPIIHQVIANNYQQMYADQLAERQMFRYPPYYRLVYVYLKNRNADLLDIMARTMAEKLTSIFGSRVLGPDNPPVARIQSLFIKKIIVKIESNASMEKARRLLLQVQKEMIEDERFKSLIVYYDVDPF; encoded by the coding sequence TTGAAAAAGTTTGCAGACGTTATATTACCCCTCCCATTACCCAAACATTTTACTTATTCTCTACCAGAAGAAATGGCTGAAGAAGTACAGATTGGGTGCAGGGTCATTGTACCTTTCGGACGCAAAAAGTTCTACACTGCAATAGTATATAACATACATTACTCTGCTCCTGAAGGATACGAGACTAAAGAGGTTACAACAATCCTTGATACAAAACCTATCCTCCTTCCATTACAATTCAAGTTCTGGGAATGGCTTTCTTCTTATTATCTTTGCACACAAGGTGATGTGTATAAAGCAGCCTTACCATCGGGATTAAAACTGGAGAGTGAAACTATTGTAGAATACAATCCTGACTTTGAATGCTCTGTTCCTTTATCAGACCGTGAGCATACATTAATAAATCTATTAGAAAATAAAACGGAGCAGACCGTTAGTCAACTAGAAAAGGATAGTGGTTTAAAGAATCTTTTACCTATCATTAAATCTTTGTTAGACAAGGAAGCCATATTTGTTAAAGAGGAGCTTAAACGTAGTTATCAGCCAAAGCTGGAGATTCGTGTTCGTTTAACTGATGCAGCCAAAGATGAAGCTTATCTGCATAAGCAATTCACAGATCTGGCACGCGCTCAAAAGCAGTTAGCTCTCTTAATGAAGTATCTGGAACTTTCTCATTTCCTTAGTGGTGGAATTCTAAAGGAAGTGAGCAAAAAAGAACTGATTAAAAAAGCAGAAGCCTCACCTGCTGCTTTTAATGGACTGGTTGAAAAAAAAGTATTTGAGGTTTACAGACAGGAAATAGGCCGTTTGGCTTCAACATCCCGATCTACTATAGAAGTAAATCCACTCAACGAATATCAGTTACACGCCTATCAAGAGATACTGATCTCCTTCAAAAAGAAGAATGTATGCTTACTTCATGGAGTAACTTCAAGTGGAAAGACTGAAGTTTATATTCATCTTATCGAGAAAACAATAAAGGCTGGAAAACAGGTTCTCTATTTATTGCCGGAGATTGCACTGACCACCCAGATAACGGAACGTTTAAAACGAGTATTTGGGAATAAGCTGGGCATTTATCATTCTAAGTTTTCAGATGGCGAAAGAGTAGAAATCTGGCTTAAGCAATTAGGGAACGAGGGGTATGACATTATCCTTGGCGTTCGCTCTTCCATATTCCTACCTTTCCAGAACCTTGGCTTGGTTATTGTGGACGAGGAACATGAAAACACATACAAGCAATATGACCCGGCACCACGTTACCATGCCCGTAATGCAGCAATTGTTCTGGCTTCTTTATATGGTGCAAAAACATTATTAGGCACTGCCACTCCTTCGGTTGAGACTTACTATAACGCCACAACTGGTAAATATGGACTGGTAGAACTGAATGAGCGATATCAGGATATTCAGTTGCCCGAGATTCTTTCCGTAGACATCAAAGAGCTTGCACGCAAGAAGAGGATGAATGGACAGTTCTCTCCTATCTTATTGGAACATGTGCGCAAGACATTAGAAAATAAGGAACAGATTATTCTCTTTCAGAATCGCAGAGGATTTGCCCCTATGATTGAATGTAAAACCTGCGGTTGGGTTCCTAAGTGCAAGAACTGCGATGTGAGTCTCACCTATCATAAAGGGATTAACCAACTCACCTGCCATTATTGCGGTTACACCTATCAGGTTCCACGCTCCTGCCCGGCTTGCGAAAGTATTGAACTGGTAAACCGTGGCTTTGGAACCGAGAAAGTGGAAGATGATATTAAAGCTCTTTTCCCCGAGGCAAGGGTTGCCCGAATGGATTTGGATACCACCCGTACCCGCACGGCTTATGAGAAGATTATTGCAAACTTTGAGCAAGGGAAAACAGATATACTTATTGGTACTCAAATGGTTTCCAAAGGGCTTGACTTTGACAATGTAAGCGTAGTTGGAATACTGAATGCCGATACAATGCTTAATTATCCGGATTTTCGTTCTTACGAACGGGCTTTTCAACTGATGGCTCAAGTCTCAGGAAGAGCAGGACGAAAAAATAAACAAGGGCTGGTTATATTACAAACGAAATCAATAGACCATCCCATTATTCACCAGGTAATAGCAAACAATTACCAACAGATGTATGCCGACCAGCTGGCAGAACGTCAGATGTTCCGTTATCCACCATATTACAGACTGGTATATGTATACCTCAAAAACCGGAATGCTGATTTACTTGACATCATGGCACGTACCATGGCCGAAAAACTCACTAGTATCTTTGGAAGTCGTGTTCTGGGACCGGATAATCCGCCCGTAGCCCGCATTCAGTCGCTGTTTATCAAGAAAATTATTGTAAAGATTGAGAGCAATGCATCTATGGAAAAAGCGCGCAGACTACTATTACAAGTGCAAAAAGAGATGATAGAGGACGAACGATTTAAATCACTGATTGTATATTATGATGTAGATCCTTTCTAA
- a CDS encoding DUF3467 domain-containing protein, translated as MNNENPTNQLQIELSDEVAQGTYANLAVITHSSSEFIVDFIRVMPGLPKAGVKSRVILTPEHAKRLMRALEDNVRKYENSFGAIRLNEENAGQSIPGFTGEA; from the coding sequence ATGAATAATGAAAACCCAACCAATCAGTTGCAGATAGAATTGAGTGATGAAGTGGCTCAAGGAACATATGCTAATCTGGCAGTGATTACCCATTCCAGTTCTGAGTTTATTGTCGATTTTATCCGCGTGATGCCCGGATTACCGAAAGCAGGCGTTAAAAGTCGTGTAATTCTGACTCCTGAACATGCAAAAAGGTTGATGCGTGCTTTAGAAGACAATGTGCGCAAATATGAAAATTCTTTTGGAGCTATTCGTCTGAATGAAGAGAATGCAGGTCAATCTATTCCGGGTTTTACAGGAGAGGCATAA
- a CDS encoding HDIG domain-containing metalloprotein yields MNKLRNRKRSSNKDLIYKALIFLATVTVIVYFLPRSGKFNYQFDIDKPWKYGLLTAPFDFPVYKDEALVKQEQDSMMKFYQPYFFYNQRMEQKALSKLNADFNHGLKSKALSPFYFQHVNVVLKQIYKAGVVTSAEMTNLKNSHIRSVMLAKEMMANAKPSNELFTIKTAYEYLLNADTIHFSKEILRQCDLDNYIIPNLRLDKKKSDEVKKELLGTVSWASGLVQSGQKIIDRGEIVNDRTFRILESLKKESIKRSGSIDQQRLIVGGQILFVGMLMLYFMLYLDLFRKDYYQHKGGLSLLFAVTIFFSVLTALMVKYSIFNVYMVPYAMLPIVIRVFLDSRTAFMTHTVTILICSITLRFPFEFILLQFVAGFVAIYSLRELSQRSHLFRTAFLIVLSYAALNFSLELIHENDISKINLSMYMNFAINGILLLFAYPFLFLLEKTFGFTSNVTLVELSNINNRLLRKLSEVAPGTFQHSMQVANLAAEAAIRIGGKSQLVRTGALYHDIGKLENPAFFTENQSGVNPHKALSYEQSAQVVINHVHDGLKLAEKNNLPKVIKDFISTHHGTGKTKYFYVSYKNENPDKEIDEEVFTYPGPNPFSKETAILMMADSVEAASRSLPEYTEESISNLVDKIIDSQVEDGFFKYCPITFKDIATVKCVFKEKLRTIYHTRVSYPELKRKGIM; encoded by the coding sequence ATGAATAAGTTAAGAAATAGAAAACGCTCTTCAAATAAAGATTTGATATATAAGGCGCTGATTTTTCTGGCTACAGTGACAGTAATTGTCTATTTTTTACCTCGTAGCGGGAAGTTTAACTATCAATTTGATATTGATAAACCTTGGAAATATGGACTTTTGACTGCTCCTTTTGACTTTCCAGTTTATAAAGATGAAGCCTTGGTAAAGCAAGAACAAGACAGTATGATGAAGTTCTACCAGCCTTATTTTTTTTATAATCAAAGGATGGAGCAAAAGGCTCTTTCAAAACTAAATGCTGATTTTAATCATGGACTAAAAAGCAAAGCGCTTTCGCCTTTTTACTTTCAACACGTTAATGTTGTATTGAAGCAGATCTATAAAGCCGGTGTTGTAACAAGTGCTGAAATGACCAACTTAAAGAACAGTCATATCCGATCTGTAATGTTGGCCAAAGAGATGATGGCAAATGCAAAACCTTCTAATGAACTCTTTACGATTAAGACTGCTTACGAGTATTTGCTGAATGCGGACACTATTCATTTTAGTAAAGAAATTCTTCGTCAGTGTGATTTGGATAACTACATTATACCTAATCTTAGATTAGATAAGAAGAAGTCGGATGAAGTAAAAAAAGAACTTCTGGGCACTGTGTCGTGGGCCAGCGGGCTGGTGCAGTCTGGCCAGAAAATCATTGATAGGGGAGAAATTGTAAATGACAGGACTTTCCGTATTCTTGAATCTCTCAAAAAGGAGTCTATAAAAAGGAGCGGGTCAATTGATCAGCAACGTCTTATTGTGGGTGGACAGATTCTTTTTGTTGGTATGCTGATGCTTTATTTTATGCTTTACCTTGATTTGTTCAGGAAGGATTATTATCAGCATAAAGGTGGATTGTCATTGCTGTTTGCTGTCACTATATTTTTCTCGGTGCTCACTGCTTTGATGGTGAAATATTCCATTTTCAACGTTTATATGGTTCCTTATGCCATGTTGCCCATAGTAATAAGGGTCTTTCTCGATTCGCGTACCGCCTTCATGACACATACGGTAACCATCTTGATATGCTCTATCACTTTACGTTTCCCTTTTGAATTCATTCTATTGCAGTTTGTTGCCGGATTTGTTGCGATCTATAGTTTACGGGAATTATCACAACGGTCTCACTTATTCCGCACTGCTTTTTTAATAGTGCTTAGCTATGCTGCTTTGAATTTCTCATTGGAACTGATTCATGAAAATGATATTTCGAAGATTAATTTAAGCATGTATATGAATTTTGCTATTAATGGCATATTATTGCTTTTTGCTTATCCTTTCTTATTCCTATTGGAGAAGACTTTCGGGTTTACTTCCAACGTTACTCTGGTCGAGCTTTCTAACATTAATAATCGTTTGTTGCGTAAACTGTCGGAAGTGGCTCCCGGAACATTTCAGCATTCTATGCAGGTAGCTAATCTGGCGGCGGAAGCTGCTATTAGGATAGGAGGTAAAAGTCAGCTGGTAAGAACAGGCGCTCTCTATCATGATATTGGGAAACTGGAAAATCCGGCTTTCTTTACAGAAAATCAGTCGGGCGTGAATCCCCATAAAGCATTAAGTTATGAGCAGAGTGCACAGGTTGTTATTAATCATGTGCACGACGGATTGAAACTGGCCGAGAAAAATAATCTGCCCAAGGTAATTAAAGATTTTATCAGTACGCATCACGGAACGGGTAAAACAAAATATTTTTATGTATCTTATAAGAATGAAAATCCAGATAAAGAGATTGACGAAGAGGTCTTTACTTACCCGGGTCCAAATCCTTTCTCCAAAGAAACGGCAATTTTAATGATGGCAGATTCAGTAGAAGCTGCTTCCCGTAGTTTGCCGGAATATACGGAAGAGTCTATCAGTAACTTGGTGGATAAGATTATTGATTCGCAAGTGGAGGACGGATTCTTTAAATATTGCCCTATCACGTTTAAGGATATTGCTACAGTAAAATGCGTGTTTAAAGAGAAACTTCGTACTATTTACCACACAAGAGTCAGTTATCCGGAGTTGAAAAGGAAAGGAATAATGTAA
- a CDS encoding porin family protein has protein sequence MKKIFSIFLVAVCLFIATPMQAQIKLGVKGGVNLANADFSGLKSNFKTENMNGFFIGPMVDINIPIVGLGLDGALLYAEKGTKFTYSNETISNETTNKQKTIEVPVNLKYSIGLGSLASIFLAAGPNFSFDINSDNLTNDLLDITNQTISETTPSINRKNAEVSLNIGGGVKLIKHLQLGINYNLPLTDSAKENFAKGNLGELTNVISGTSFKSKTKVWQVSVAYIF, from the coding sequence ATGAAAAAGATTTTTAGTATTTTTTTGGTAGCAGTTTGTTTGTTTATAGCTACCCCTATGCAAGCACAAATTAAATTAGGTGTTAAAGGTGGAGTAAACCTTGCTAATGCAGACTTTTCAGGATTAAAAAGCAATTTCAAAACTGAAAACATGAATGGCTTTTTTATAGGTCCCATGGTAGATATTAATATTCCTATTGTAGGCTTAGGACTTGACGGAGCATTACTTTATGCTGAGAAAGGGACTAAGTTTACCTATTCGAATGAAACTATTAGCAATGAAACAACAAACAAACAAAAAACGATTGAGGTTCCGGTTAATCTGAAATATTCTATAGGATTAGGAAGTCTTGCCAGTATATTCCTAGCAGCAGGTCCAAACTTCTCTTTCGATATTAACAGTGATAACCTGACTAACGATTTACTTGATATTACAAATCAAACTATATCAGAAACAACACCTTCTATTAATAGAAAGAATGCAGAGGTTTCTTTAAATATTGGTGGTGGCGTTAAGCTAATCAAACATTTACAACTTGGCATTAATTATAATCTGCCTTTAACCGATTCCGCAAAAGAGAATTTTGCAAAGGGTAATTTAGGCGAATTAACCAATGTAATTAGTGGTACATCATTTAAAAGTAAAACAAAAGTTTGGCAAGTATCTGTAGCCTATATTTTCTAA
- a CDS encoding low molecular weight protein-tyrosine-phosphatase gives MNEKKKYRILFVCLGNICRSPLAEEIMQTYLEREGLENIIKVDSAGILSYHQGELPDPRMRAHAIKRGYELVSRSRPVKSDDFDNFDLILGMDDRNIDDLKELAPSPEAQQKIHRMTDFCQRIPVDCVPDPYFGGASGFENILDILEDACEGLLEYLKNNPKE, from the coding sequence ATGAATGAAAAGAAAAAATACAGAATACTTTTTGTCTGCCTCGGCAACATTTGCCGTTCGCCACTGGCGGAAGAAATAATGCAAACTTATCTTGAAAGAGAGGGGCTGGAAAATATTATTAAAGTAGACTCTGCAGGCATATTGAGTTATCATCAGGGTGAGTTGCCTGATCCACGAATGCGTGCACATGCAATAAAGCGTGGGTATGAGTTGGTGAGCCGTTCCAGACCGGTAAAGAGCGACGACTTTGATAATTTCGATCTTATATTAGGCATGGATGACCGAAACATTGATGACCTGAAAGAATTGGCTCCATCTCCTGAAGCGCAGCAAAAGATACATCGCATGACAGATTTCTGTCAACGCATTCCTGTTGATTGTGTTCCTGATCCTTATTTCGGAGGTGCATCAGGATTCGAAAATATTTTGGATATTCTGGAGGATGCCTGTGAAGGATTGCTGGAGTATTTAAAAAACAACCCGAAAGAATAA